One region of Deinococcus peraridilitoris DSM 19664 genomic DNA includes:
- a CDS encoding transposase — protein sequence MSGFRCCTSRDLVLSFRALLHEKRVQDVEGWLERAKASGVHDLNLFAVGIEREKSALNAAVQLPLSNGPVEGVVNKVKLIKRLMYQGCGDTSLAARRAPGRPGACGHVRPSVVLLLALSHPLG from the coding sequence GTGTCCGGCTTCCGTTGCTGTACGTCGCGCGATCTCGTGTTGAGTTTCCGTGCCTTGCTGCACGAAAAGCGTGTGCAGGACGTCGAGGGGTGGTTGGAACGCGCCAAGGCGAGCGGAGTCCATGATTTGAACTTGTTTGCTGTCGGTATTGAGCGCGAGAAAAGTGCGCTGAACGCCGCCGTCCAGTTACCGCTGAGCAACGGACCTGTAGAGGGCGTGGTGAACAAGGTGAAGCTCATCAAACGACTGATGTACCAAGGTTGTGGAGACACGTCACTCGCGGCAAGACGAGCTCCGGGCCGCCCCGGAGCGTGCGGCCACGTACGGCCGAGCGTCGTTCTCCTTCTTGCGCTCTCGCATCCTCTTGGCTGA
- a CDS encoding SMI1/KNR4 family protein translates to MTQSESSEVERVHAAWERIERWYAENAPEWELPGGTSDADIDELEQQLDVTFPAAFRASLLRHDGIPDPWWPQGELESVEGIRSSWESWTNLLEDGSFDEANGFVEDNPALKRSWWWRGWVPIDRDGASNGACLDLDPGPAGRVGQVIDMDHEVGPSGPHYEDFAAYLEETAEALEDGYYIVNDDQLDEYCEE, encoded by the coding sequence ATGACGCAGAGCGAGTCGAGTGAAGTTGAGCGCGTGCACGCCGCGTGGGAACGTATTGAACGCTGGTACGCGGAGAACGCCCCGGAGTGGGAGTTGCCAGGCGGGACGAGCGACGCGGACATTGACGAGTTGGAGCAGCAACTGGACGTGACGTTTCCCGCAGCATTCCGCGCTTCCCTGCTTCGGCACGACGGCATTCCTGACCCGTGGTGGCCGCAGGGTGAACTCGAATCTGTCGAGGGCATCCGGAGCAGCTGGGAGAGTTGGACGAATCTGTTGGAGGACGGCTCGTTCGATGAAGCGAACGGTTTCGTGGAGGACAACCCGGCCCTGAAGCGGTCCTGGTGGTGGCGGGGGTGGGTGCCGATCGACCGGGACGGTGCATCGAACGGCGCCTGCCTGGATCTTGACCCGGGTCCGGCTGGGCGCGTGGGACAGGTGATCGACATGGATCATGAGGTCGGGCCGAGCGGGCCACACTATGAGGACTTCGCGGCGTACCTGGAGGAGACCGCGGAGGCGCTCGAGGATGGGTATTACATCGTCAATGACGATCAGCTCGACGAGTACTGCGAGGAGTGA
- a CDS encoding dihydrofolate reductase family protein yields the protein MNQPRVSVFLGLSLDGYLARDDHNLDWLHTTLTPTDTPQDTGYTSFIATVDTLVIGRNTYDTVLNFDAWPYQGKHVVVLTSRPAESRHGETFFNGPLSTLLRELGEQGFRHVYLDGGIAVRQGLDEGLVDDLTLSWLPIILGSGRPLFHRGMSESRWSLTGSRVLENGLVQGQYQRADQSFYTPGGHSI from the coding sequence ATGAACCAGCCACGCGTCTCCGTCTTCCTCGGCCTCAGCCTCGACGGCTATCTCGCCCGAGACGATCACAACCTCGACTGGCTGCACACCACACTCACACCCACCGATACCCCACAAGACACCGGCTACACCAGTTTCATCGCCACCGTCGATACCCTCGTCATCGGCCGCAACACCTACGACACCGTCCTCAACTTCGACGCATGGCCCTACCAGGGCAAGCACGTCGTCGTCCTCACCTCCCGCCCTGCCGAATCCCGTCATGGCGAAACGTTCTTCAACGGACCGCTCTCAACCTTGCTCCGTGAGCTTGGCGAGCAGGGCTTCAGACACGTGTACCTCGACGGCGGCATTGCCGTCCGCCAGGGCCTTGACGAAGGTCTTGTCGACGACCTGACGCTGTCATGGCTTCCGATCATCCTCGGGTCCGGCCGACCGCTGTTTCACCGTGGGATGAGCGAGAGCCGCTGGTCACTCACCGGCAGCCGTGTTCTTGAAAACGGACTCGTGCAGGGCCAGTACCAGCGAGCTGATCAGAGCTTCTATACACCAGGTGGACACTCAATCTGA
- a CDS encoding TetR/AcrR family transcriptional regulator: MTAPTRRRRGRPPTGSTDLDQHFITSTAIQLLQTNGWNKFSMRALAEQLQVDPMALYHYFSNKTALLEAMVTTVFTALDPLHPPFDAAQPLEQRVEHLAQAYLQIVLRFPELVGELIAGRLNVHEPVRRFDDLFQQAMGDLPLDASSRRHATNLLVDYLHGYALGATSATSPEWRHGTAIIIRGIRAIASEMR, encoded by the coding sequence ATGACTGCGCCCACCAGACGCCGCCGCGGACGCCCCCCCACTGGCAGCACCGACCTCGACCAGCACTTCATCACCAGCACCGCCATCCAACTGCTCCAAACGAACGGCTGGAACAAGTTCTCCATGCGCGCCCTCGCCGAGCAACTCCAGGTCGACCCGATGGCGCTGTACCACTACTTCTCAAACAAGACGGCCCTACTGGAAGCGATGGTGACGACCGTATTCACGGCGCTCGACCCGCTCCACCCACCGTTCGATGCCGCCCAGCCACTGGAACAGCGCGTCGAACACCTCGCGCAGGCCTATCTCCAGATCGTGCTGCGCTTCCCAGAACTCGTCGGCGAACTCATTGCAGGCCGCCTCAACGTCCATGAACCTGTCCGGCGTTTCGATGACCTCTTCCAGCAGGCGATGGGTGACTTGCCGCTCGACGCCTCATCTCGCCGACACGCCACGAATCTGCTGGTTGATTACCTGCATGGCTACGCCCTCGGGGCCACATCGGCCACCAGTCCCGAATGGCGGCACGGAACAGCCATCATCATTCGCGGCATTCGGGCGATCGCTAGCGAAATGCGGTAA
- a CDS encoding phosphotransferase, whose product MAAEHVPQHELTDAEITSIISTQFADLAQLRVTRLGEGTDHVAFDVGGQYIFRFPKRAEVAAALNVEVQLTAWLAPQLPLPIPEYRWFGQWGAHDVQLLAGYRRLPGTPALQVAHRPPPGVADSIGGFLRRLHDVSSEAAAELGVPVQEDAGEWPRVAVSDLRFAAHHQLVDEAHLGQWQDVLSSPPSSRGIRRRLLHGDFAAEHVLLGTNGAVSGVIDWSDAQLGDPALDLAGVLHWGGMALLHDVLETYGRVSERGMRRVRWYAACRALADIRFGMMQARGEYVRAGQRALEWSSR is encoded by the coding sequence ATGGCGGCTGAGCACGTCCCGCAACATGAACTCACTGACGCGGAGATCACCTCGATCATCTCCACCCAGTTCGCTGACCTCGCCCAACTACGTGTCACCCGGCTCGGTGAAGGCACCGACCACGTGGCGTTCGACGTCGGTGGGCAATACATCTTTCGTTTCCCGAAACGTGCTGAGGTCGCTGCCGCACTGAACGTCGAAGTGCAGCTCACCGCATGGCTTGCGCCGCAGTTGCCGTTACCCATTCCTGAGTACCGGTGGTTTGGGCAGTGGGGTGCGCATGACGTGCAACTGCTCGCTGGGTATCGCAGGTTGCCAGGAACGCCGGCATTACAGGTTGCGCACCGACCTCCGCCAGGCGTGGCGGATAGTATTGGCGGGTTCCTGCGGCGACTTCACGACGTGAGCAGCGAGGCAGCAGCCGAGCTGGGCGTTCCCGTGCAGGAAGATGCCGGGGAGTGGCCGCGTGTGGCGGTGAGCGACCTGCGCTTCGCAGCGCACCATCAGCTGGTCGACGAGGCCCACCTGGGGCAGTGGCAGGACGTGCTGTCGTCCCCGCCTTCGAGCAGGGGCATCCGTAGACGGCTGCTGCACGGTGACTTTGCCGCCGAGCACGTGCTGCTGGGTACGAACGGCGCGGTGAGCGGAGTGATCGACTGGAGTGATGCCCAACTGGGGGATCCGGCGCTCGACCTTGCCGGTGTCCTGCACTGGGGCGGGATGGCGTTGCTGCACGACGTGCTGGAAACCTACGGCCGTGTGAGCGAGCGGGGTATGCGGCGCGTTCGGTGGTATGCCGCTTGTCGCGCCCTCGCAGACATCAGGTTCGGCATGATGCAGGCGCGCGGCGAGTACGTCAGGGCGGGGCAACGTGCGCTGGAGTGGTCATCACGGTAG
- a CDS encoding GNAT family N-acetyltransferase — protein MPSDQHELAGYLLNAYDSQLREETEMMSATSVDRDGPLWRGKFDTRGFVSYRNLGGLTGEVLDDLIARTIEHYASDERITSFEWKTRGHDAPPDLPERLVAHGFQPEDPETVMLGEAKLLAMEVPLPPGVQLRRVDDQLDPLPDLTRAAAAQERAFGFPFGVKDFVRQLEKKRGLIEIWVAEAQGEVVCTGRLEVVPGTEFAGIWGGGTVPEWRGQGIYRALTAERARSALARGVRFMHSDSTEFSHPILQRSGLLPVTTTTPYIWTRG, from the coding sequence ATGCCTTCCGACCAACACGAGCTCGCAGGCTACCTGCTGAACGCCTACGACAGCCAGCTCCGAGAAGAGACCGAGATGATGTCCGCGACGAGCGTCGACCGCGACGGCCCTTTATGGCGTGGAAAGTTCGACACGCGCGGCTTTGTGTCGTACCGGAATCTCGGTGGCCTGACCGGAGAAGTGCTCGACGACCTCATCGCTCGAACAATCGAGCACTACGCCAGCGATGAACGTATCACCTCGTTCGAGTGGAAGACGCGCGGGCACGACGCGCCGCCAGACCTCCCCGAGCGCCTAGTCGCGCACGGCTTTCAGCCCGAGGACCCGGAAACCGTGATGCTCGGCGAGGCCAAGCTGCTCGCCATGGAAGTGCCGCTCCCACCGGGCGTGCAGCTGCGGCGCGTCGACGACCAACTCGACCCGCTGCCTGACCTGACGCGGGCAGCAGCCGCGCAGGAACGCGCCTTCGGCTTTCCGTTTGGTGTGAAGGACTTCGTGCGGCAGTTGGAAAAGAAGCGCGGGCTCATCGAGATCTGGGTTGCGGAGGCGCAGGGCGAGGTCGTCTGCACGGGGCGGCTGGAAGTGGTGCCGGGCACTGAATTTGCGGGCATCTGGGGAGGTGGGACGGTGCCCGAGTGGCGTGGTCAGGGGATCTACCGAGCGCTCACCGCCGAGCGGGCGAGATCTGCGCTCGCGCGGGGTGTGCGCTTCATGCACAGCGACTCCACGGAGTTCTCGCATCCTATCCTGCAACGCAGCGGCCTGCTGCCGGTGACGACGACCACACCCTACATCTGGACCCGCGGGTAG
- a CDS encoding GAF domain-containing protein: MTLPHDPLVTDALLPLLDASPDPTFTLNTQGRFTYANPATGTLLHRSPLELIGCSLEQDFPHAFSVHWLKESRRARAEGRSVEYEAYSPAYEGWVRVHVTPSAAGLAVRLQSITQQQRATALQSVTTSLAETHSAGDVVKVLVQQAVAASGAYMAALVAPTPDGEHLRLVDELGYPPELRARFEHFPLTLGIPPCDAATQRSAIFVSGEDFDRQYPATIGVRADQTRSLASLPLIVAGELWGVLALSFQEARRFGDSERLFLQTLVQQCTQVLERLNADARLHEQTEILRALNRVNQTISAELDLNQLVQAVTDAGVELTGAQFGAFFYNTVGEQQEVLTLYTLSGAAREAFAGYPLPRMTQVFGPTFAGEGVIRVADITRDPRYGHNAPHYGMPAGHLPVRSYLAVPVVSRTGEVPGALFFGHAEPGVFTAQAEQLAVGLAAQTAIALDNARLFRQVQDSHAQLERRVEARTRELEEQRVALDAFAAFTERSVATSDPQTLAGQAVEVLRATLGEVSVGYYELEGTLWKGRVLSDNVPPAVVAAAKQGFPADLPSFARAVSERHVLFVDGWNAERERADSTDVYGAAAFWPYFVHGEPFGLFTMASPHARAWSPRARAVFQSVARSLSLAFERAEQTTRLAEQNAELAIRTQALEAFAQLTRDLTLDADRYTLVRKAQEIVLSLLPEGYAVYWEREGNQWRQKSQVGDLQSDELQRQVDAGLPYFETRTVRLPFESGEPLYQDEYDKHHDNLESTVGHISTTASLPIKVGGTVLGVIVLGLFDQRGWTATDRALLDTVMRSLSLTLEGATSARALQERTAQLERSNAELEKFAFVASHDLQEPLRTIASFSELINRRYQDVLDEPGRKYLSLVTRSAERMKGLIDELLVFSRLNTIKEPLVPVPAEEPLREALARLHGLIELSGASITYGELPVVLGAPSELTQLFQNLIGNAMKFRKPDVKPEITVMAQLEGQQWHFEVRDNGLGFEPKYAERIFQIFQRLHLREQYEGTGMGLAIVRKVLEHHGGRVWAESEPGVGSQFHFTIPAVEGDA, encoded by the coding sequence ATGACCCTGCCTCACGACCCGCTCGTTACCGACGCGCTCCTTCCACTCCTCGACGCGAGCCCGGACCCTACCTTCACCTTGAACACGCAGGGGCGCTTCACGTACGCCAACCCCGCCACCGGGACGCTGCTTCACCGCTCGCCCCTGGAACTGATCGGTTGTTCGCTTGAGCAGGACTTCCCTCACGCGTTCAGCGTGCATTGGCTCAAGGAGAGCCGCCGCGCTCGCGCGGAGGGCCGCAGTGTGGAGTATGAAGCTTACAGCCCTGCGTACGAAGGGTGGGTGCGGGTGCACGTCACGCCCAGCGCTGCTGGTCTGGCTGTCCGCCTTCAGAGCATCACCCAGCAGCAACGCGCCACGGCCTTGCAGAGCGTCACCACCTCACTCGCGGAAACGCACAGTGCGGGTGACGTCGTCAAGGTGCTGGTTCAGCAGGCTGTCGCGGCGTCCGGCGCGTACATGGCGGCGCTCGTCGCGCCCACCCCTGACGGCGAGCACCTGCGCCTCGTGGATGAGCTTGGGTACCCGCCGGAACTCCGCGCGCGTTTCGAGCACTTCCCGCTCACGCTGGGCATCCCCCCATGCGACGCGGCCACGCAACGCAGCGCCATCTTCGTGAGCGGTGAAGACTTCGACCGGCAGTACCCCGCGACCATTGGCGTGCGCGCCGACCAGACCCGCAGCCTCGCGTCCCTGCCACTGATCGTCGCGGGTGAACTGTGGGGAGTGCTGGCCCTCAGCTTCCAGGAAGCGCGCCGCTTCGGTGACTCGGAACGGCTGTTCTTGCAGACGCTGGTGCAGCAGTGCACGCAAGTCCTGGAACGCTTGAACGCCGACGCGCGCCTCCACGAGCAAACCGAGATCCTCCGAGCGCTGAACCGCGTCAACCAGACCATCTCCGCGGAACTCGACCTGAACCAGCTCGTGCAGGCCGTCACCGACGCCGGGGTGGAACTGACCGGCGCGCAGTTCGGGGCGTTCTTCTACAACACCGTTGGAGAGCAGCAGGAAGTCCTCACGCTGTACACCCTTTCGGGCGCTGCGCGAGAAGCCTTCGCGGGTTACCCGCTGCCGCGCATGACCCAGGTGTTCGGTCCGACGTTCGCCGGGGAAGGCGTCATCCGGGTGGCGGACATCACCCGCGACCCCCGCTACGGGCACAACGCCCCGCATTACGGCATGCCCGCCGGTCACCTGCCCGTGCGCAGTTACCTCGCGGTGCCGGTCGTATCGCGCACTGGCGAAGTACCGGGCGCGTTGTTCTTCGGTCACGCCGAGCCGGGCGTGTTCACCGCGCAGGCGGAGCAGCTCGCGGTGGGCCTCGCGGCGCAGACGGCCATCGCCCTCGACAACGCGAGGTTGTTCCGGCAGGTGCAGGACAGCCATGCTCAGCTCGAACGGCGCGTCGAGGCGCGCACCCGCGAACTGGAAGAGCAACGCGTGGCGCTCGACGCCTTCGCGGCGTTCACGGAGCGTTCCGTCGCCACCAGTGACCCTCAGACCCTAGCGGGTCAGGCGGTGGAGGTGCTGCGCGCGACGCTGGGTGAGGTGAGCGTCGGGTATTACGAGCTGGAGGGGACGTTGTGGAAGGGACGCGTGCTGTCCGATAATGTTCCACCAGCCGTGGTCGCCGCGGCGAAGCAGGGGTTCCCTGCGGACCTGCCGAGCTTCGCGCGGGCGGTGAGCGAACGGCACGTGCTGTTCGTGGACGGGTGGAACGCTGAGCGTGAAAGGGCGGACAGCACGGACGTGTACGGCGCGGCTGCGTTCTGGCCGTACTTCGTTCACGGCGAACCCTTCGGGTTGTTTACCATGGCCTCGCCACACGCACGCGCTTGGTCGCCACGGGCACGCGCGGTCTTCCAGTCGGTGGCGCGCAGCCTCAGCCTTGCATTCGAACGCGCTGAGCAGACCACACGACTCGCGGAGCAGAACGCGGAACTGGCGATACGCACGCAAGCCCTGGAAGCCTTCGCGCAACTCACGCGTGACCTCACGCTGGACGCGGACCGCTACACCCTCGTTCGAAAAGCGCAGGAGATCGTGCTGTCCCTGCTGCCTGAAGGGTACGCGGTGTACTGGGAGCGTGAAGGGAACCAGTGGCGCCAGAAATCCCAGGTGGGTGACCTCCAGAGCGACGAACTGCAACGCCAGGTGGACGCCGGCCTACCCTACTTCGAGACACGCACCGTCCGCCTTCCCTTCGAATCAGGGGAGCCACTCTACCAGGATGAGTACGACAAGCACCACGACAACCTGGAAAGCACGGTCGGTCATATCAGCACGACCGCGTCCCTGCCGATCAAGGTGGGTGGCACGGTACTCGGGGTGATCGTGCTGGGATTGTTCGACCAGCGTGGCTGGACCGCCACGGACCGCGCGCTGCTCGACACGGTCATGCGCAGCTTGAGCCTCACGCTGGAAGGCGCGACCAGCGCCCGCGCGCTCCAGGAACGCACGGCGCAGTTGGAGCGGAGTAACGCGGAGCTGGAGAAGTTCGCGTTCGTGGCGTCGCATGACCTGCAAGAACCCCTGCGCACCATCGCGTCATTCAGTGAGCTGATCAACCGCCGGTACCAGGACGTGCTGGACGAGCCAGGCCGCAAGTACCTTTCGTTGGTCACGCGCAGCGCCGAGCGAATGAAGGGGCTGATTGATGAGCTGTTGGTCTTCTCACGCCTCAACACCATCAAGGAACCACTCGTACCCGTTCCAGCCGAGGAACCGCTGCGGGAGGCGCTCGCCAGGCTGCACGGCCTGATCGAGCTCAGCGGTGCGAGCATCACGTACGGTGAACTGCCGGTGGTGCTTGGCGCACCCTCGGAACTCACGCAGCTCTTCCAGAACCTGATCGGCAACGCCATGAAGTTCCGCAAGCCGGACGTGAAGCCGGAAATTACCGTCATGGCTCAGCTTGAAGGTCAGCAGTGGCATTTCGAGGTGCGGGACAACGGACTTGGCTTCGAGCCGAAGTATGCAGAGCGGATCTTCCAGATTTTCCAGCGTCTTCACTTGCGTGAACAGTACGAGGGGACGGGGATGGGCCTCGCGATCGTCAGGAAAGTGCTGGAGCATCACGGGGGCCGGGTGTGGGCGGAGTCAGAACCGGGTGTAGGCAGTCAGTTTCACTTCACGATCCCCGCGGTGGAGGGTGACGCGTGA
- a CDS encoding response regulator yields the protein MTGAVQVLLVEDNEADVLLVEEALVDFQPAVQLRVTRGGEEALEHLRACAAQPALIPRFVLLDANMPRMNAVELLTELRRDPHLVTLPVVVYSSSSSPLDARRVYQVGANAYVAKPVSLDDFMQVLRSTLRFWCSTVPVAMDSGDGEEHQSGHSVRLSSS from the coding sequence GTGACCGGGGCCGTTCAGGTCCTGCTGGTGGAGGACAACGAGGCGGACGTGCTGCTGGTTGAAGAGGCACTCGTGGATTTCCAGCCGGCCGTGCAACTCCGCGTCACTCGGGGCGGTGAAGAAGCGCTGGAGCACTTGCGGGCGTGTGCTGCGCAACCTGCACTGATTCCGCGCTTCGTGTTGCTCGACGCGAACATGCCCCGGATGAACGCGGTGGAACTCCTGACGGAACTGCGGCGGGATCCTCACCTCGTGACGCTGCCGGTGGTCGTGTACAGCAGCTCCAGCAGTCCGTTGGACGCCCGGCGGGTGTATCAGGTGGGCGCGAACGCCTACGTCGCGAAGCCAGTGAGTCTGGATGACTTCATGCAGGTGCTGAGGAGCACGCTGAGATTCTGGTGCTCGACCGTGCCAGTCGCGATGGACTCGGGTGACGGTGAGGAGCATCAATCGGGTCATTCAGTTCGGCTGAGTTCAAGTTGA
- a CDS encoding helix-turn-helix domain-containing protein — MHLAAASLSGNTLSQRPVWRPRAEGRVGGRRPKLKPHQQQEIVNAVREGRYTPADAARLFNVHPATISRLLAAARTST; from the coding sequence GTGCACTTGGCTGCGGCCTCGCTATCAGGGAATACCCTGTCTCAGCGGCCGGTCTGGCGGCCGCGCGCCGAGGGCCGCGTCGGCGGACGACGCCCCAAGCTCAAGCCGCACCAACAACAGGAGATCGTCAACGCTGTCCGCGAAGGCCGCTACACGCCCGCCGACGCCGCGCGGCTCTTCAACGTGCACCCCGCGACCATCAGCCGGCTGCTCGCTGCCGCACGCACATCAACTTGA
- a CDS encoding ATP-binding protein, which produces MNNSDLQGGTLPTSVPLDSASLLDAVPLLLWTVNSAGHITWGNAVFHNLMASSTTSWQTLVHPDDQPRVQHWLTGEPAALEVRILDAHDQPHWYRLHAQPLTSEQPDQPRWLLTGTPIHELKHAQHQQATLQHLVDVNADCIKILDLDARLLSMNEGGRAATEVDDFNACANLLWPSFWAEDTRPTVEAALNAARAGERVTFEAAAETFKGTLKWWTVTVSPLRDPDGHVTHLLAVSRDVSERHAAQVANDALRATLEERVRERTRQLDEERAALDAFVAFTEAVGSETDPLRLAAQAVRVVRANLTHLSVAYYEPEGELWQARVWSDDIIPEVVAEIRAGIPFSAPNFAQAVQSRGPLFVDGWNADANHVASTREYGAVALMPLLIDGIPRAMLAAGTQEARAWSEREKALLRAVCHGLHLAMERAAHAARLYEQNTQLASYVEQLESRTLALQAFETLTRELALEADPLALVKGAQDIVLSLLPDSVGAYHELDGDTWRLKVQSGDLRDEALARTLHAGLPYRTARNLRVPFETREAYYQDAYDPHTDQLPEAFRHIGTTATLPVLVDGKVRGVFAVGLFGPPRPWSPVARAVLATAVHSLGLALERAEGVARLSEERRKLGLANEELEAFTYSVSHDLRTPVRHIIGFNQLLRRSLSGQLDEKSTRYLTVVDQAAVRMNTLIDAMLGLSRLGQLPMQSSLVDLDAVVRSVQQELEPDVAGRDVRWDVARLPLVAGDAEMLRQVMMNLLSNALKYSRPREMAHIEVWSEERKREWVVFVKDNGVGFDPRYQDRLFGVFQRLHREDEFEGTGVGLANVRRIIGRHGGTVFAERPAEGGAVFGFSLPKQPGEAS; this is translated from the coding sequence GTGAACAATTCTGATTTACAGGGTGGCACACTGCCCACCTCGGTACCCCTCGATTCGGCCAGCCTGCTTGACGCGGTTCCGCTTCTCCTCTGGACGGTCAACAGTGCCGGCCACATCACCTGGGGGAACGCAGTCTTTCATAATCTCATGGCCTCCAGCACGACCAGCTGGCAGACCCTGGTGCACCCCGATGACCAGCCCCGCGTTCAGCACTGGCTGACGGGGGAACCCGCGGCTCTCGAAGTACGAATCCTCGACGCGCACGATCAGCCCCACTGGTACCGCCTGCACGCCCAGCCCCTGACCTCCGAACAGCCCGACCAGCCCCGGTGGCTGCTGACCGGCACGCCCATCCACGAACTCAAGCACGCGCAGCATCAGCAGGCGACCCTGCAACACCTCGTCGACGTCAACGCCGACTGCATCAAAATCCTCGACCTCGACGCGCGCCTGCTCAGCATGAATGAAGGTGGGCGCGCCGCGACGGAAGTCGACGACTTCAACGCCTGCGCGAACCTGTTGTGGCCGTCCTTCTGGGCGGAGGACACCCGCCCCACCGTCGAAGCGGCCCTGAACGCTGCACGCGCCGGAGAGCGCGTGACTTTCGAAGCGGCCGCCGAGACCTTCAAAGGCACCTTGAAGTGGTGGACCGTGACGGTGTCCCCGCTCCGCGACCCGGACGGGCACGTCACGCACCTGCTCGCCGTCTCCCGGGATGTCAGCGAACGGCACGCCGCGCAAGTCGCGAACGACGCTTTGCGCGCCACCCTCGAAGAGCGCGTGCGTGAACGTACCCGACAACTCGACGAGGAACGCGCGGCACTCGACGCCTTCGTGGCGTTCACCGAGGCGGTCGGCAGCGAAACCGATCCGCTCAGGCTGGCCGCGCAGGCCGTGCGGGTAGTGCGTGCCAACCTCACGCATCTGAGCGTCGCATACTACGAACCCGAGGGAGAACTCTGGCAGGCGCGAGTCTGGTCAGACGACATCATCCCCGAAGTGGTGGCGGAGATTCGCGCGGGCATTCCGTTCAGCGCACCGAACTTCGCGCAGGCAGTACAGTCGCGAGGGCCGTTGTTCGTGGACGGCTGGAACGCCGACGCCAACCACGTCGCCAGCACCCGCGAGTACGGCGCGGTCGCCTTGATGCCGCTGCTGATCGACGGCATACCGCGCGCCATGCTCGCTGCGGGCACGCAGGAGGCACGCGCGTGGTCCGAACGGGAAAAGGCGCTGCTGCGCGCCGTCTGTCACGGCTTGCACCTCGCGATGGAACGCGCCGCGCACGCCGCGCGCCTGTACGAGCAGAACACCCAGCTGGCCAGCTACGTCGAACAGCTCGAAAGCCGCACCCTTGCCTTGCAGGCCTTCGAGACGCTCACACGTGAACTCGCGCTGGAAGCCGATCCGCTGGCGCTCGTCAAGGGCGCGCAGGACATCGTGCTGTCGCTGCTGCCCGACAGCGTCGGCGCGTACCACGAACTCGACGGGGACACCTGGCGTCTCAAAGTGCAATCGGGTGATCTGCGCGACGAGGCCCTCGCGCGCACGCTGCACGCCGGCTTGCCGTACCGCACGGCGCGGAACCTGCGCGTGCCGTTCGAGACGCGCGAAGCGTACTACCAGGACGCTTACGATCCGCACACTGACCAGCTGCCCGAAGCGTTCCGGCATATCGGCACGACCGCGACGTTGCCGGTGCTGGTGGACGGAAAGGTGCGCGGCGTGTTCGCCGTGGGGTTGTTCGGTCCGCCGCGGCCATGGTCACCCGTGGCGCGCGCGGTGCTGGCGACGGCCGTGCACAGCCTGGGGCTGGCGCTCGAACGGGCTGAGGGCGTCGCGCGACTCAGCGAGGAACGCCGGAAGCTCGGCCTCGCGAACGAGGAACTCGAAGCATTCACGTACAGCGTCTCGCATGACTTGCGCACCCCGGTGCGGCACATCATCGGCTTCAATCAGCTGCTGCGTCGGTCCCTCAGCGGTCAGCTGGATGAGAAGAGCACCCGGTACCTGACGGTGGTGGATCAAGCGGCGGTCCGTATGAACACCTTGATCGACGCGATGCTTGGTCTGTCACGGCTGGGCCAACTGCCGATGCAGTCAAGCCTGGTGGATCTGGACGCGGTGGTGCGCAGCGTACAGCAGGAACTCGAACCGGACGTGGCGGGGCGGGACGTGCGCTGGGATGTGGCGCGCTTGCCCCTCGTGGCGGGGGACGCGGAGATGCTGCGGCAGGTGATGATGAACCTGCTGTCCAACGCGCTGAAGTACAGCAGGCCGCGTGAGATGGCGCACATCGAGGTGTGGTCGGAGGAACGCAAGCGCGAGTGGGTAGTGTTCGTGAAGGATAACGGGGTGGGCTTCGATCCGCGCTACCAGGACAGGTTATTCGGGGTGTTTCAGCGCTTGCATCGTGAGGATGAGTTTGAAGGGACGGGGGTGGGTCTGGCGAACGTGCGGCGCATCATCGGCCGGCATGGCGGGACGGTGTTCGCGGAGCGTCCGGCGGAAGGCGGCGCGGTGTTCGGGTTCTCGTTGCCCAAGCAGCCAGGTGAGGCGTCCTGA